The proteins below come from a single Drosophila suzukii chromosome X, CBGP_Dsuzu_IsoJpt1.0, whole genome shotgun sequence genomic window:
- the eIF4H1 gene encoding eukaryotic translation initiation factor 4H isoform X2 gives MAGRGGYEHARGGFGGDRASKQLPTEPPFIAFVGNLPQGLVQGDVIKIFQDFEVKNVRLVKDRETDQFKGFCYVEFETLENLERALECDGRIKLDDLSAPLRIDIADRRKNDRPGGGVGGGGNGGMTRGDGRDFQKRGPPRQGGSSQSYSRGGPGTGGGREGGGGSGNRGDSRDRPANRGRYGNFNNDDRFDRNQDRERGQREGSYGNQSRDGDRYNNFSRHRDRERTHYNPNQQSERPSAGMGGLGGGSGGSGGLGVGGGGPSMGAIDDNERPRLQLKPRTIAAPINAVAETKQSASIFGNAKPREEKLKELQQNVNHNGDN, from the exons atggcTGGAAGAGGTGGTTATGAACACGCTAg AGGCGGATTCGGTGGAGATCGGGCATCCAAGCAGTTGCCCACGGAACCGCCCTTTATCGCATTCGTCGGCAATCTGCCGCAAGGCCTGGTGCAGGGCGATGTGATCAAAATATTCCAGGACTTTGAGGTGAAGAACGTGCGGCTGGTGAAGGATCGCGAGACGGATCAGTTCAAAGGCTTCTGCTACGTGGAGTTCGAGACGCTGGAAAATCTGGAGCGGGCGCTAGAATGCGATGGTCGGATCAAACTGGACGACCTGTCGGCGCCGCTGCGCATCGACATTGCCGATCGTCGGAAAAATGATCG CCCTGGTGGCGGTGTTGGCGGCGGTGGCAACGGAGGCATGACCCGCGGCGATGGCAGAGACTTCCAGAAGCGCGGCCCACCCCGCCAAGGCGGCAGCAGTCAGTCCTACAGCCGGGGAGGTCCTGGCACTGGCGGCGGTCGCGAAGGCGGCGGCGGATCGGGTAATCGCGGCGATAGTAGAG ATCGGCCGGCAAATCGGGGTCGGTACGGCAACTTCAACAACGACGATCGGTTTGACCGCAACCAGGATCGCGAGCGCGGACAGCGGGAAGGCAGCTACGGCAACCAGTCGCGCGACGGCGATCGCTACAACAACTTCAGCCGGCACCGCGACCGCGAGCGCACCCACTACAATCCCAACCAGCAGAGCGAACGTCCCAGCGCCGGAATGGGCGGTCTGGGCGGCGGCTCCGGCGGATCTGGCGGCCTGGGCGTCGGCGGCGGTGGTCCCTCCATGGGCGCCATTG ACGATAATGAGCGGCCACGCCTGCAGCTGAAGCCACGGACGATTGCCGCGCCCATAAACGCGGTGGCCGAGACCAAGCAATCGGCCTCGATCTTTGGCAATGCCAAGCCGCGCGAGGAGAAGCTGAAGGAGCTGCAGCAGAATGTCAATCACAACGGCGATAACTAG
- the eIF4H1 gene encoding eukaryotic translation initiation factor 4H isoform X1 yields MAGRGGYEHARGGFGGDRASKQLPTEPPFIAFVGNLPQGLVQGDVIKIFQDFEVKNVRLVKDRETDQFKGFCYVEFETLENLERALECDGRIKLDDLSAPLRIDIADRRKNDRPGGGVGGGGNGGMTRGDGRDFQKRGPPRQGGSSQSYSRGGPGTGGGREGGGGSGNRGDSRGSYNDSYGGHNDRSRGGGGSGAGSGGGMNRGYNDRPANRGRYGNFNNDDRFDRNQDRERGQREGSYGNQSRDGDRYNNFSRHRDRERTHYNPNQQSERPSAGMGGLGGGSGGSGGLGVGGGGPSMGAIDDNERPRLQLKPRTIAAPINAVAETKQSASIFGNAKPREEKLKELQQNVNHNGDN; encoded by the exons atggcTGGAAGAGGTGGTTATGAACACGCTAg AGGCGGATTCGGTGGAGATCGGGCATCCAAGCAGTTGCCCACGGAACCGCCCTTTATCGCATTCGTCGGCAATCTGCCGCAAGGCCTGGTGCAGGGCGATGTGATCAAAATATTCCAGGACTTTGAGGTGAAGAACGTGCGGCTGGTGAAGGATCGCGAGACGGATCAGTTCAAAGGCTTCTGCTACGTGGAGTTCGAGACGCTGGAAAATCTGGAGCGGGCGCTAGAATGCGATGGTCGGATCAAACTGGACGACCTGTCGGCGCCGCTGCGCATCGACATTGCCGATCGTCGGAAAAATGATCG CCCTGGTGGCGGTGTTGGCGGCGGTGGCAACGGAGGCATGACCCGCGGCGATGGCAGAGACTTCCAGAAGCGCGGCCCACCCCGCCAAGGCGGCAGCAGTCAGTCCTACAGCCGGGGAGGTCCTGGCACTGGCGGCGGTCGCGAAGGCGGCGGCGGATCGGGTAATCGCGGCGATAGTAGAGGTTCGTACAATGATAGTTATGGTGGTCACAATGATAGAAGtcgcggcggcggcggcagcggcgCGGGCTCCGGCGGTGGCATGAATAGAGGATACAATG ATCGGCCGGCAAATCGGGGTCGGTACGGCAACTTCAACAACGACGATCGGTTTGACCGCAACCAGGATCGCGAGCGCGGACAGCGGGAAGGCAGCTACGGCAACCAGTCGCGCGACGGCGATCGCTACAACAACTTCAGCCGGCACCGCGACCGCGAGCGCACCCACTACAATCCCAACCAGCAGAGCGAACGTCCCAGCGCCGGAATGGGCGGTCTGGGCGGCGGCTCCGGCGGATCTGGCGGCCTGGGCGTCGGCGGCGGTGGTCCCTCCATGGGCGCCATTG ACGATAATGAGCGGCCACGCCTGCAGCTGAAGCCACGGACGATTGCCGCGCCCATAAACGCGGTGGCCGAGACCAAGCAATCGGCCTCGATCTTTGGCAATGCCAAGCCGCGCGAGGAGAAGCTGAAGGAGCTGCAGCAGAATGTCAATCACAACGGCGATAACTAG